From a single Beijerinckia sp. 28-YEA-48 genomic region:
- a CDS encoding VOC family protein, with amino-acid sequence MTIAIQKLNHFAYRCRDAEETRHFYEDILGLPLAHIVREDHVPSTGEYNPYCHLFFKMNDGSFVAFFDLGDNVAPEPSANTPAWVNHLALEVATKDELVSYKKRLEAAGISVLGITDHHTLNSIYFFDPNGLRVELTCWTVDDAYMAEAAKSAHQHLQEWTDKKRSRLAEKQATL; translated from the coding sequence ATGACCATCGCGATCCAGAAGCTCAATCATTTCGCTTATCGGTGTCGTGACGCCGAGGAAACACGTCACTTCTACGAGGATATTCTCGGGCTTCCCCTGGCCCACATCGTGCGCGAAGACCATGTACCCTCGACTGGCGAATATAATCCCTATTGCCACCTCTTTTTCAAAATGAACGACGGCTCGTTCGTAGCGTTCTTTGATCTGGGCGACAACGTCGCCCCCGAACCTTCGGCAAATACCCCTGCCTGGGTCAATCACCTGGCTTTGGAAGTCGCCACGAAAGATGAATTGGTCTCATACAAGAAGCGGCTGGAAGCAGCCGGTATCTCCGTTTTAGGGATCACCGATCATCACACGCTGAATTCGATTTACTTCTTCGATCCAAATGGTTTGCGGGTCGAGCTTACCTGCTGGACCGTGGATGATGCTTACATGGCTGAAGCCGCCAAATCGGCACATCAGCATCTACAGGAGTGGACCGACAAGAAGCGGAGCCGTCTCGCGGAAAAACAAGCTACGCTCTAA